The window CACCCAACAGGCTGGAGGAACACGGGAGACCCAATGGACAAGATCGGACCCAAGCACCGCATGTGTCGTCGCGTGGGCGAGCCGCTCTGCGGCCGCCCCAACTGCCCGTCGAACAAGCGCCCCTACCCGCCCGGCCAGCACGGCCGCGGCCGCAAGCGCATCTCCGAGTACCAGACGCGCCTGCTCGAGAAGCAGAAGCTCCGCCACATCTACGGCGTGAACGAGAAGCAGATGCGTGGCTACTTCGAGAAGGCGACCCGCCACAGGGGCGTCACGGGCGAGGAGATGCTCCGCCAGCTGGAGTGCCGCCTCGACACCGTCTGCCTGCGCCTCGGCTTCGCCCTGACGACGAGCCAGGCCC of the Actinomycetota bacterium genome contains:
- the rpsD gene encoding 30S ribosomal protein S4, producing MDKIGPKHRMCRRVGEPLCGRPNCPSNKRPYPPGQHGRGRKRISEYQTRLLEKQKLRHIYGVNEKQMRGYFEKATRHRGVTGEEMLRQLECRLDTVCLRLGFALTTSQARQLVSHGHVSLDGRRIDIPSAQVKPGQMITLSNKAKNFVFVREALEITPEPPSYLYRNKDEASGTLSRWPERDEIPLPVPVEERLIVEFYA